Proteins encoded in a region of the Streptomyces sp. PCS3-D2 genome:
- a CDS encoding CHASE3 domain-containing protein, with protein sequence MLVVLAVMVVGTGALGAALLSHTTTAGNRLVDGILPAQRDALRLETALLDQETGVRGYLLTGEPALLEPYERGLADETTAVRHLSTLLDDDTGVREDLAAVEAAARTWRGEFAAPAMASVEDGTAPPSLQAGKDRFDEVRRRIAAQQARLDRIQADARTTLAEARSQRDHILMAIAVAFLLAGTALAVLLHVGVLRPLALVRTASQRVADGAFDHEIPLRGPSDLRDLAGAVEAMRHRTVAELNASRRNAERLDRTAAELDAQAVELRRSNAELEQFAYVASHDLQEPLRKVASFCQLLEKRYGDRLDERGAQYIGFAVDGAKRMQVLINDLLAFSRVGRVQDARETVALDGPLDRALRNLAAAVEESGAEIIRPERLPAVVGDPTLLTMLWQNLVGNAVKFRSPDRTPRVEVAVVDDPAAEAGFHTFTVTDNGIGVPAEFAEKVFVIFQRLHGRETYGGTGIGLSLCKKIVEHAGGRIRIDTDHVDGTRIVFTLPDAAVATTPAAVGAETPRTAGPGADTAPPTPLPTQGTSR encoded by the coding sequence GTGCTGGTCGTACTCGCCGTCATGGTCGTCGGGACGGGCGCGCTCGGCGCCGCCCTCCTGTCGCACACCACGACGGCCGGGAACCGGCTCGTCGACGGGATCCTGCCCGCCCAGCGGGACGCCCTGCGGCTGGAAACGGCCCTCCTGGACCAGGAGACCGGTGTCCGCGGCTACCTGCTGACCGGCGAACCCGCGCTCCTGGAGCCGTACGAACGCGGCCTGGCCGACGAAACGACAGCCGTCCGCCACCTGTCCACGCTCCTCGACGACGACACCGGTGTGCGCGAGGACCTGGCGGCCGTCGAGGCAGCGGCCCGGACCTGGCGCGGGGAGTTCGCGGCCCCGGCCATGGCCTCCGTCGAGGACGGCACCGCACCGCCCTCCCTCCAGGCGGGCAAGGACCGCTTCGACGAGGTCCGCCGCCGCATCGCCGCGCAGCAGGCACGCCTGGACCGCATCCAGGCCGACGCCCGCACCACCTTGGCAGAGGCGCGCTCGCAGCGCGACCACATCCTGATGGCGATCGCCGTGGCGTTCCTGCTGGCCGGAACGGCCCTCGCCGTCCTGCTCCACGTGGGGGTGCTGCGGCCGCTCGCCCTGGTGCGGACCGCTTCCCAGCGCGTGGCCGACGGGGCCTTCGACCACGAGATCCCCCTGCGCGGCCCGTCCGATCTGCGGGACCTGGCCGGGGCGGTGGAGGCGATGCGGCACCGGACCGTCGCCGAGCTCAACGCCTCGCGGCGCAATGCGGAGCGGCTCGACCGCACGGCCGCCGAACTCGACGCCCAGGCAGTGGAGCTGCGCCGCTCCAACGCCGAGCTGGAACAGTTCGCGTACGTGGCCTCGCACGACCTCCAGGAGCCGCTGCGCAAGGTGGCCTCCTTCTGCCAACTGCTGGAGAAGCGCTACGGGGACCGGCTCGACGAGCGCGGCGCCCAGTACATCGGCTTCGCCGTCGACGGCGCCAAGCGGATGCAGGTTCTGATCAACGACCTGCTGGCGTTCTCCCGGGTGGGCCGCGTACAGGACGCGCGGGAGACGGTCGCGCTGGACGGCCCTCTGGACCGGGCTCTGCGCAACCTGGCGGCCGCAGTGGAGGAGAGCGGCGCGGAGATCATCCGTCCCGAGCGACTCCCGGCTGTGGTGGGGGACCCGACCCTCCTGACCATGCTGTGGCAGAACTTGGTGGGCAACGCCGTCAAGTTCCGCTCGCCCGACCGAACTCCGCGCGTCGAGGTCGCCGTCGTCGACGACCCCGCCGCGGAAGCGGGATTCCACACCTTCACCGTCACCGACAACGGCATCGGAGTACCCGCCGAGTTCGCCGAGAAGGTCTTCGTCATCTTCCAGCGGCTGCACGGTCGGGAAACCTACGGCGGAACCGGAATCGGCCTGTCGCTGTGCAAGAAGATCGTCGAGCACGCCGGCGGGCGGATCCGGATCGACACCGACCACGTGGACGGCACCCGGATCGTCTTCACCCTCCCCGACGCCGCCGTCGCGACCACCCCCGCGGCCGTCGGCGCGGAGACGCCCCGGACCGCCGGGCCCGGCGCAGACACGGCGCCGCCCACCCCCCTGCCCACACAAGGAACCAGCCGATGA
- a CDS encoding SpoIIE family protein phosphatase has translation MVSISGLGAQRPAARAPQQAVIRPRPASSGQPGDSLALWNGIPPYVLLIEDDEGDAVLVEELVEDSGIEVRLGRARSLADALRLLQAEAPECVLLDLHLPDAQGLDGLEKVLAVSAEAAVVVLTGLSEEQAGLTAVAAGAQDYLVKGRLEADVFMRAIRYAIQRKRTELAAVALQASRLRAEENARLERGLLPTPLLLDDAPDAVSVCARYHPGRAQTLLGGDFYDVVQTPDGATHAVVGDVSGHGPSEAALGVCLRVAWRSFVMAGARGAELLGLLERILLAERSGPEIFATLVSLTRPVGTGTVRVQRAGHPGFLVRSAAGVELRTVPGGPALGIVPGWGAGWPVTDVPVEAGHAVMLFTDGLIEGRVGPGPDRLDEEGLLEIARRHAGLAAEPFVDTLIQAAQGLAADWGGLADDVAVLHLEWNSPT, from the coding sequence ATGGTGAGCATCTCCGGGCTCGGGGCCCAGCGCCCGGCCGCCCGTGCACCGCAGCAGGCGGTGATCCGGCCCCGGCCCGCGTCCTCCGGCCAGCCGGGCGACTCGCTGGCGCTGTGGAACGGCATCCCTCCGTACGTCCTGCTCATCGAGGACGACGAGGGCGATGCGGTGCTCGTCGAGGAGCTCGTGGAGGACAGCGGGATCGAGGTCCGCCTCGGCCGGGCCCGGTCCCTCGCCGACGCACTGCGGCTGCTGCAGGCCGAGGCGCCCGAGTGCGTCCTCCTCGACCTGCACCTGCCGGACGCACAGGGCCTGGACGGGCTGGAAAAGGTCCTTGCCGTGTCCGCCGAGGCCGCGGTCGTGGTCCTGACCGGCCTGTCGGAGGAACAGGCGGGCCTGACCGCCGTCGCGGCCGGAGCCCAGGACTATCTCGTCAAGGGACGTCTGGAAGCCGACGTCTTCATGCGCGCCATCCGCTACGCGATCCAGCGCAAGCGCACCGAACTGGCGGCCGTCGCCCTCCAGGCGAGCAGGCTCCGCGCCGAGGAGAACGCACGCCTCGAACGCGGCCTGCTTCCCACGCCGTTACTGCTGGACGATGCGCCCGATGCCGTCAGTGTCTGCGCCCGCTACCATCCCGGGCGCGCCCAGACGCTGCTGGGTGGGGACTTCTACGACGTCGTCCAGACCCCCGACGGGGCCACGCACGCCGTCGTCGGCGACGTGTCGGGCCACGGCCCCAGCGAGGCGGCGCTCGGCGTGTGCCTGCGGGTAGCCTGGCGGTCCTTCGTCATGGCGGGCGCCCGGGGCGCCGAACTACTGGGACTTCTGGAACGGATCCTGCTGGCGGAGCGCTCCGGCCCGGAGATCTTCGCCACACTGGTCTCCCTCACCCGCCCCGTCGGCACCGGCACCGTCCGCGTGCAACGCGCCGGACACCCGGGCTTCCTGGTCCGCTCCGCGGCCGGTGTGGAGCTGCGTACCGTTCCGGGAGGGCCCGCGCTGGGCATCGTGCCCGGCTGGGGCGCCGGCTGGCCCGTCACCGACGTACCCGTGGAGGCCGGCCACGCCGTGATGCTCTTCACCGACGGGCTGATCGAGGGGCGTGTCGGTCCCGGCCCCGACCGCCTCGACGAGGAGGGCCTCCTGGAGATCGCCCGCCGCCACGCCGGCCTCGCCGCCGAACCGTTCGTCGACACCCTCATCCAGGCGGCACAGGGCCTCGCCGCGGACTGGGGTGGCCTGGCCGACGACGTCGCCGTCCTCCACCTGGAATGGAACTCCCCCACGTGA
- a CDS encoding MarR family winged helix-turn-helix transcriptional regulator produces MARPGRSDAYEDPAAVLAAAAELLAVLHARGQDGVKPAVSPSQLRALLAVEGAEGVNLRTLGHVLGARPPSVTRLCDRLEAMGLLTRSPHPASRREVEVRLTPRGRALLEERREIRIRELSAVLGRMAPEAVDALTAGLTAFREAAGQPSPARIPDSA; encoded by the coding sequence ATGGCCCGTCCCGGCCGCTCCGACGCGTACGAGGACCCGGCCGCGGTCCTCGCCGCCGCGGCGGAGCTCCTCGCCGTGCTGCATGCCAGGGGCCAGGACGGCGTGAAACCCGCCGTGTCACCGTCGCAGCTGCGGGCTCTGCTCGCCGTCGAGGGGGCCGAGGGCGTCAATCTGCGGACCCTGGGCCACGTGCTCGGTGCCCGTCCGCCGTCGGTCACCCGGCTCTGCGACCGGCTGGAGGCCATGGGGCTACTGACCCGCTCACCGCATCCGGCGAGCCGGCGCGAGGTGGAGGTGCGGCTCACGCCGCGGGGGCGTGCGCTGCTGGAGGAGCGGCGCGAGATCCGGATACGAGAGCTGTCGGCGGTGCTCGGCCGGATGGCACCCGAGGCCGTGGACGCACTGACCGCGGGCCTGACGGCGTTCCGGGAGGCGGCCGGGCAGCCGTCCCCGGCCCGGATCCCCGACAGCGCCTGA
- a CDS encoding PP2C family protein-serine/threonine phosphatase — translation MTEGEHSEGGGNVERRLREAAPHELFEEVRGVLTRDHGAAGAELLMADYACARLQPVTARPFTVDSVSAYNSAEGRAFGAQEPHVVSGADGTTVHLPVSVRGDRIGVLSVRYPAGVRVGALLGPLQDVADALAHEIVVADRDTDFFLQARRARRLTLAAEMQWQLLPGRSCSRPEYDLGAQLEPAYAIHGDSFDWSASADHLTLTVNNGMGEGIDAALLTSLAVSALRNARRAGLGLADQAALADQALYGQYQGRLHLAMLLLRFDLDTGEAEVIDAGSPRIWRLRGGTLEPFGLEAQLPLGMFEDTVYTCQRFRILPGDRLFFLSDGVYDVLSPAGERYGLHALARAVASTRLLPPSQVPRALLEELPGFRGGVDATDDAMVVCLDWHGRPGTQPGGVER, via the coding sequence GTGACCGAAGGCGAACACAGCGAGGGTGGCGGGAACGTGGAACGCCGGCTGCGCGAGGCGGCGCCGCACGAGCTCTTCGAGGAAGTCCGCGGTGTCCTCACCCGCGACCACGGGGCGGCCGGCGCGGAACTGCTCATGGCGGACTACGCCTGCGCCCGGCTGCAGCCGGTCACGGCACGGCCCTTCACCGTCGATTCCGTGTCGGCGTACAACAGCGCCGAGGGCCGGGCCTTCGGCGCCCAGGAGCCGCACGTGGTGTCCGGGGCGGACGGAACCACCGTCCACCTGCCGGTGAGCGTGCGCGGCGACCGGATCGGGGTCCTGAGCGTCCGCTACCCGGCCGGAGTCCGGGTCGGCGCACTGCTCGGACCGCTGCAGGACGTGGCGGACGCGCTGGCCCACGAGATCGTCGTCGCCGACCGCGACACCGACTTCTTCCTCCAGGCGCGCCGGGCGAGGCGGCTCACCCTGGCCGCCGAGATGCAGTGGCAGCTGCTACCCGGGCGCTCCTGCTCGCGGCCCGAGTACGACCTCGGGGCCCAGCTGGAGCCCGCGTACGCCATCCACGGCGACAGCTTCGACTGGTCGGCCTCCGCCGACCACCTGACGCTGACCGTCAACAACGGCATGGGTGAGGGCATCGACGCCGCTCTGCTGACCAGTCTCGCCGTCAGCGCCCTGCGCAACGCCCGGCGGGCCGGACTCGGCCTCGCCGACCAGGCGGCGCTGGCGGACCAGGCCCTCTACGGCCAGTACCAGGGGCGGCTGCACCTGGCGATGCTGCTGCTCCGCTTCGACCTGGACACCGGCGAGGCCGAGGTGATCGACGCCGGGTCGCCCCGGATCTGGCGGCTGCGCGGGGGCACGCTGGAACCCTTCGGGCTGGAGGCGCAGCTGCCGCTCGGGATGTTCGAGGACACGGTCTACACCTGCCAGCGCTTCCGGATCCTGCCCGGGGACCGGCTGTTCTTCCTGAGCGACGGCGTCTACGACGTCCTTTCCCCGGCGGGCGAGCGCTACGGGCTGCATGCCCTGGCCCGGGCGGTCGCGAGCACCCGGCTACTGCCTCCCTCGCAGGTGCCCCGCGCGCTGCTGGAGGAACTGCCCGGTTTCCGGGGCGGTGTGGACGCGACCGACGACGCGATGGTCGTCTGCCTGGACTGGCACGGCAGGCCGGGTACGCAGCCCGGCGGCGTCGAGCGGTAG
- a CDS encoding MarR family winged helix-turn-helix transcriptional regulator: protein MSQPSIGSPRPAVSAVGEMSELIELLEVVWERGRDTVSDQPVSSAQARVLFLVEGNGQLNLRELGRLLEAAPPSVTRLCDRLQAVGFLERHPGCDDRREVLLQLTPAGRTYLARLRARRQQVLAEAMAAMPQASRAALATGLAAFCAAVAEPLRLPAPESFTGRTA, encoded by the coding sequence ATGAGTCAGCCGTCGATCGGCTCCCCGCGGCCCGCCGTGTCGGCGGTGGGGGAGATGAGCGAGCTGATCGAGCTGTTGGAGGTGGTCTGGGAGCGGGGCCGGGACACGGTCAGCGACCAGCCCGTCTCCTCCGCGCAGGCCCGGGTCCTGTTCCTCGTGGAGGGCAACGGCCAGCTGAACCTGCGTGAGCTCGGCAGGTTGCTGGAGGCCGCCCCGCCGTCCGTCACGCGGCTCTGCGACCGCCTCCAGGCCGTCGGCTTCCTCGAACGACATCCCGGCTGCGACGACCGACGTGAGGTGCTGCTCCAGCTGACGCCCGCGGGCCGGACGTACCTTGCACGGCTGCGCGCCCGCAGACAGCAGGTGCTGGCCGAGGCCATGGCCGCGATGCCGCAGGCCTCCCGCGCCGCCCTGGCGACGGGGCTCGCCGCCTTCTGCGCGGCGGTCGCGGAGCCGCTGCGGCTGCCGGCTCCGGAGTCGTTCACCGGCAGGACCGCCTGA
- a CDS encoding ATP-binding protein, whose translation MIPPPSPEASRGAQQQREGTGGHRPAAPPGTAAAAREQVRQLLLRAGVDLGSATAADALLVTSELVTNAIRHGAGVTAFRADIADDLLRLSVSDASPRLPAARTGTVEQPGGYGWPLVQRLTEQVDCTARPDGKTITTALRLS comes from the coding sequence ATGATCCCACCCCCGTCGCCCGAAGCCTCCCGGGGCGCGCAGCAGCAGCGTGAGGGCACCGGCGGTCACCGGCCCGCCGCTCCGCCCGGCACCGCGGCCGCGGCCCGTGAGCAGGTCCGTCAACTGCTGCTCCGCGCCGGGGTGGACCTCGGCAGTGCCACCGCCGCGGATGCTCTGCTCGTCACGTCGGAACTGGTCACCAACGCGATCCGGCACGGTGCCGGCGTCACCGCCTTCCGGGCCGACATCGCGGACGACCTCCTGCGGCTGTCCGTCAGCGACGCCAGCCCCCGCCTGCCCGCGGCCCGTACGGGCACGGTCGAGCAGCCCGGCGGGTACGGCTGGCCGCTCGTCCAGCGTCTGACGGAACAGGTCGACTGCACCGCCCGTCCCGACGGAAAGACCATCACGACGGCCCTCCGCCTGAGCTGA
- a CDS encoding PP2C family protein-serine/threonine phosphatase — MADAVPGWLASAHARCTTQLPAQRPSVRAGTLKGPVGDRSYEAHPTPGADGTVVWWLVDDTDHRLAREALWTERERTEFLVRSSNLLLSSLNLDRCMDVTAQMAADHLADAALVFAPPHGCELPIVACVRGGSPVVSRVVVDPEEVPGLAEALQGFPPVPSRWLDPSAAPAWLVPDGLDTVGSIVITPLPGHGVPAGALVLLRSDGAEAFTEGEELFARLFAARAGAAMSAARLYAEQASITDTLMRELLPPSLHQVSGVEYAGGYRPSKDHERVGGDFYDVHPAAEEGAPSLVVLGDVCGKGLEAAVMTGKIRNTLHALLPMADDHHRMLSLLNTSLLNSENTRFATMVLASASRDGNTVRLSLTSAGHPAPLILRSDGRVEEARTKGTLVGALPRITTQTALVTLAPGDTCVLYTDGISEARGGPMGGAMFGEERLRRALSECAAMPAEAVVEHVQMLTARWVGAGRHDDMAVVVISAPRTNHLSAVDGHTRGRFTA; from the coding sequence ATGGCGGACGCGGTCCCCGGATGGCTTGCGTCGGCGCACGCGCGCTGCACCACGCAGCTGCCCGCGCAGCGCCCGTCCGTCCGGGCCGGCACCCTCAAGGGCCCGGTGGGCGACCGCTCGTACGAGGCACACCCGACGCCCGGGGCCGACGGGACGGTCGTCTGGTGGCTCGTGGACGACACCGACCACCGCCTGGCCCGCGAAGCCCTGTGGACGGAACGGGAACGCACCGAGTTCCTGGTCCGCTCCTCCAACCTCCTGCTGTCGTCCCTCAACCTCGACCGGTGCATGGACGTCACGGCGCAGATGGCGGCCGACCACCTCGCGGACGCGGCCCTGGTGTTCGCCCCGCCGCACGGCTGCGAGCTGCCGATCGTGGCGTGCGTCCGCGGCGGCAGCCCCGTGGTGTCCCGAGTGGTCGTCGACCCCGAGGAGGTGCCGGGGCTCGCCGAGGCGCTCCAGGGCTTCCCGCCCGTCCCCTCCCGCTGGCTCGACCCGTCCGCCGCGCCGGCCTGGCTCGTGCCGGACGGCCTCGACACCGTGGGGTCGATCGTCATCACGCCGCTGCCCGGCCACGGCGTGCCCGCGGGTGCCCTGGTCCTGCTGCGGTCCGACGGCGCCGAAGCGTTCACCGAAGGAGAGGAGTTGTTCGCGCGCCTGTTCGCCGCCCGGGCCGGCGCCGCGATGTCCGCCGCCCGGCTCTACGCGGAACAGGCGTCGATCACCGACACGCTGATGCGCGAGCTCCTGCCGCCCTCGCTCCACCAGGTTTCCGGAGTGGAGTACGCCGGCGGCTACCGGCCCTCGAAGGACCACGAGCGGGTCGGCGGCGACTTCTACGACGTGCACCCCGCCGCCGAAGAGGGGGCCCCCTCCCTCGTCGTCCTCGGGGACGTGTGCGGCAAGGGCCTGGAGGCGGCGGTGATGACCGGCAAGATCCGCAACACCCTGCACGCCCTCCTGCCGATGGCCGACGACCACCACCGGATGCTCAGCCTGCTCAACACCTCGCTGCTGAACTCCGAGAACACCCGTTTCGCCACCATGGTCCTCGCCTCCGCGTCCCGGGACGGGAATACGGTACGGCTGAGCCTGACGAGCGCCGGACACCCCGCCCCGCTGATCCTGCGTTCAGACGGCAGGGTGGAGGAGGCCCGTACGAAGGGCACGCTGGTGGGCGCGCTGCCCCGGATCACCACGCAGACGGCCCTTGTGACGCTGGCCCCCGGGGACACCTGCGTGCTGTACACCGACGGGATCAGCGAGGCACGGGGCGGGCCCATGGGCGGCGCGATGTTCGGGGAGGAGCGGCTGCGCCGCGCCCTGTCGGAGTGCGCGGCGATGCCGGCCGAGGCAGTGGTGGAGCACGTGCAGATGCTCACCGCCCGGTGGGTGGGGGCCGGCCGCCACGACGACATGGCCGTCGTGGTCATCTCGGCGCCGCGCACCAACCACCTCAGCGCCGTGGACGGGCACACCCGCGGGCGGTTCACCGCGTGA
- a CDS encoding B12-binding domain-containing protein: MWESVMAFDEAATVGTLLHALDRGTPAEDILLDVIAAVQGKVGREWAANRITVAQEHAATAINDRAVAAVALHPAARTEPTRGRVTVACVDGEWHALPARLLAEVLRIRGWHVDYLGAQVPAPHLVAHLHRTGPEAVALSGSLATRLPAAHATITACQAVGTPVIVGGAAFGPEGRYARLLGADAWAPDARAAADELARGPLPRPRPGHHAVDDLPHLGDQEYTLVARSRPRLVRAVFDQLEQASASLGGYTDEQRERTAEDLSHIVEFLAAALYTGDGELFCGFLLWTAGVLDARGVPAASLLPALRILERELQDFPRTVATLRAGASGLTRTPLTDAGTAE; encoded by the coding sequence ATCTGGGAGTCGGTGATGGCGTTCGACGAGGCCGCCACGGTCGGTACGCTGCTGCACGCACTGGACCGGGGCACGCCGGCGGAGGACATCCTGCTGGACGTCATCGCCGCCGTACAGGGCAAGGTCGGCCGGGAGTGGGCGGCGAACCGCATCACCGTCGCCCAGGAGCACGCCGCGACCGCCATCAACGACCGCGCCGTCGCCGCCGTCGCCCTGCACCCGGCCGCGCGCACGGAACCGACGCGCGGCCGGGTCACGGTGGCCTGCGTGGACGGCGAATGGCACGCCCTGCCCGCCCGGCTCCTGGCCGAGGTGCTGAGGATCAGGGGCTGGCACGTCGACTACCTCGGCGCGCAGGTCCCCGCCCCCCACCTCGTCGCGCACCTGCACCGCACCGGCCCCGAAGCCGTGGCCCTCTCCGGCTCCCTCGCGACCCGGCTGCCCGCCGCACACGCGACCATCACCGCCTGTCAGGCCGTCGGGACCCCCGTGATCGTGGGCGGCGCCGCCTTCGGCCCGGAAGGCCGTTACGCACGCCTGCTGGGCGCGGACGCCTGGGCCCCTGACGCACGGGCCGCCGCCGACGAGCTGGCCCGCGGCCCGCTGCCCCGGCCCCGGCCCGGCCACCATGCCGTCGACGACCTGCCGCACCTGGGCGACCAGGAGTACACGCTGGTCGCCCGGAGCCGCCCGCGGCTGGTCCGGGCCGTTTTCGACCAGCTGGAGCAGGCCTCCGCGTCCCTGGGCGGGTACACCGACGAGCAGCGCGAACGTACCGCCGAGGACCTCTCCCACATCGTCGAGTTCCTGGCCGCCGCCCTCTACACCGGCGACGGGGAACTCTTCTGCGGCTTCCTGCTGTGGACCGCCGGTGTCCTGGACGCCCGCGGGGTGCCGGCCGCCTCGCTGTTGCCCGCCCTGCGCATCCTGGAGCGTGAACTGCAGGACTTCCCCCGCACCGTCGCCACCCTGCGGGCCGGAGCCTCCGGTCTGACCCGTACCCCTCTCACCGATGCCGGGACCGCCGAATGA
- a CDS encoding STAS domain-containing protein — translation MTSLPPAPLGLTYSSSHEAVRVELSGDLDHLHADRLVEAVDRLLAAHPGLRDLRLDCAGLSAVDSSGLAALLMVRRRTDQAGAGLHIDGRTVQLNRILEITGTLEHLTAPSAGAQALRRTGGTRPGGPAEQNPPAAPPGGPESGA, via the coding sequence ATGACGAGCCTGCCCCCCGCCCCGCTCGGCCTGACGTACTCGTCCTCGCACGAGGCCGTGCGCGTCGAGCTGAGCGGCGACCTCGACCACCTCCACGCGGACCGCCTGGTCGAAGCCGTCGACCGCCTCCTCGCTGCCCATCCCGGGCTGCGGGACCTGCGGCTGGACTGCGCCGGGCTGTCGGCCGTCGACTCCAGCGGCCTGGCGGCGCTGCTGATGGTCCGTCGACGCACCGACCAGGCGGGCGCGGGGCTCCACATCGACGGCCGGACCGTACAGCTGAACCGCATCCTGGAGATCACCGGAACCCTGGAGCACCTCACGGCGCCCAGCGCGGGCGCGCAGGCACTGCGCCGCACCGGCGGCACCCGGCCTGGCGGCCCGGCCGAGCAGAACCCGCCGGCCGCACCGCCCGGCGGCCCGGAGTCAGGCGCCTGA
- a CDS encoding TetR-like C-terminal domain-containing protein: MTAPPGASGSSRPIRPEAAGALARFWDDRYARCRVVVDRATARGELPGPADARALLVAATAPLYHELLLLRAGPDPALPSRYASAAAAAGRAGAYRTGPPASTRCHG, translated from the coding sequence GTGACGGCGCCGCCGGGGGCGAGCGGGTCCAGCCGGCCGATCCGGCCGGAGGCAGCCGGCGCCCTGGCACGCTTCTGGGACGACCGCTACGCGCGCTGCCGCGTCGTCGTCGACCGCGCCACCGCACGCGGGGAGCTGCCGGGCCCGGCCGACGCCCGAGCCCTGCTGGTCGCCGCCACCGCACCGCTCTACCACGAACTGCTGCTCCTACGGGCCGGCCCGGACCCGGCGCTGCCCTCCCGGTATGCGTCGGCCGCGGCAGCGGCGGGGCGTGCGGGGGCCTACCGCACAGGCCCACCGGCGAGCACCCGGTGCCACGGCTGA
- a CDS encoding S8 family peptidase, with protein MSVMRHTRRRLAGVSATAVAALALGAAAALPASAADSGAQGVIENAGAAGSVSGSYIVTLKDSAARSTADSGRAVAKRYGAKIDRTYSAALNGYSVKVSEAQARKLAADPAVQSVVQDRVFTVDTTQPNPPSWGLDRIDQRSLPLDRSYTYPDKAGEGVTAYIIDTGVRITHQDFGGRASYGYDAIDNDNTAQDGHGHGTHVAGTVGGSAYGVAKKAKIVGVRVLDNNGSGTTAQVVAGIDWVTRNAVKPAVANMSLGGGADSALDTAVRNSIASGITYGVAAGNESTNASTKSPARVAEAITVGATTSSDARASYSNYGSVLDLFAPGSSITSAWGTGDSATNTISGTSMATPHVVGAAALYLSQNTSSTPAQVRDALVAGATPNVVSSPGSGSPNLLLNVGGGGTVPPGKRFENTADYAISDNSTVESPVTVSGVTGNAPAALTVAVDIKHTYIGDLKVDLVAPDGTLYNLHNRSGGSADNIIRNYTVNASSEVANGVWKLRVSDNAYLDTGKIDSWALQF; from the coding sequence ATGTCCGTGATGCGTCACACCCGCCGGAGGCTCGCCGGCGTCAGCGCGACCGCGGTCGCGGCCCTCGCGCTCGGCGCGGCCGCCGCCCTGCCCGCCTCGGCCGCCGACAGCGGCGCGCAGGGTGTCATCGAGAACGCAGGGGCGGCCGGGAGCGTCTCCGGCAGCTACATCGTGACCCTGAAGGATTCCGCGGCCCGCTCCACCGCCGACAGCGGCAGGGCCGTGGCCAAGCGGTACGGCGCGAAGATCGACCGGACCTACAGCGCGGCCCTCAACGGCTACTCCGTCAAGGTCTCCGAGGCGCAGGCCAGGAAACTCGCCGCCGACCCGGCCGTCCAGTCGGTCGTGCAGGACCGGGTCTTCACCGTGGACACGACCCAGCCGAACCCGCCGTCCTGGGGCCTCGACCGGATCGACCAGCGGTCCCTCCCTCTCGACAGGAGCTACACCTACCCCGACAAGGCGGGCGAGGGCGTCACCGCGTACATCATCGACACCGGAGTCCGCATCACCCACCAGGACTTCGGCGGTCGCGCCTCCTACGGCTACGACGCCATCGACAACGACAACACCGCCCAGGACGGCCACGGCCACGGCACACACGTCGCCGGCACCGTCGGCGGATCGGCCTACGGCGTGGCCAAGAAGGCCAAGATCGTCGGCGTCCGTGTCCTCGACAACAACGGTTCCGGCACGACCGCCCAGGTCGTCGCGGGCATCGACTGGGTGACCCGCAACGCCGTCAAGCCCGCCGTCGCCAACATGTCGCTCGGCGGCGGCGCCGACTCGGCACTCGACACGGCCGTCCGCAACTCCATAGCCTCCGGCATCACCTACGGTGTCGCGGCGGGCAACGAGTCGACCAACGCCTCCACCAAGTCCCCGGCACGCGTCGCCGAGGCCATCACCGTCGGCGCCACCACCAGCTCCGACGCCAGGGCGAGTTACTCCAACTACGGCAGCGTGCTGGACCTCTTCGCCCCGGGCTCCTCCATCACCTCCGCGTGGGGCACCGGCGATTCCGCCACCAACACCATCTCCGGCACCTCCATGGCCACGCCCCACGTGGTGGGGGCCGCGGCCCTGTACCTGTCGCAGAACACTTCGAGCACCCCGGCGCAGGTCCGTGACGCCCTCGTGGCGGGCGCCACTCCCAACGTGGTGTCCAGCCCCGGTTCGGGCTCCCCGAACCTGCTGCTCAACGTCGGTGGGGGTGGCACCGTCCCGCCGGGCAAGCGCTTCGAGAACACGGCCGACTACGCGATCAGCGACAACTCGACCGTCGAATCGCCCGTCACCGTCAGCGGGGTCACCGGCAACGCCCCGGCGGCGCTGACCGTCGCGGTCGACATCAAGCACACCTACATCGGCGACCTGAAGGTGGACCTGGTCGCGCCGGACGGCACCCTGTACAACCTGCACAACCGTTCGGGCGGCAGCGCGGACAACATCATCAGGAACTACACCGTCAACGCCTCCTCCGAGGTCGCCAACGGCGTGTGGAAGCTGCGGGTGAGCGACAACGCGTACCTCGACACCGGAAAGATCGACTCCTGGGCGCTGCAGTTCTGA